The proteins below come from a single Agelaius phoeniceus isolate bAgePho1 chromosome 22, bAgePho1.hap1, whole genome shotgun sequence genomic window:
- the AIRIM gene encoding AFG2-interacting ribosome maturation factor, whose amino-acid sequence MMAAVMAAPVAALRAWSEAAARAEAAAQAALAATAPLLGSLAALAAQMRAARRLPWDATALGAFPELRARLWQKQRGAAEALLEQLGQRREELRDVRDAVGAAGSAVLRLVEERGPAELGLAAVLRRGPRCPSLADVLEGLQDVERYYRHLYLESKLLLQRLSLDSLADVEALPQSWERILERYKEDDVVQDTLLKVSLFVENHHEVSCSAGS is encoded by the exons ATGATGGCGGCGGTGATGGCGGCGCCCGTGGCCGCGCTCCGGGCCTGGTcggaggcggcggcgcgggcggaggcggcggcgcaGGCGGCTCTGGCAGCCACGGCCCCGCTGCTGGGCTCGCTGGCCGCGCTGGCGGCGCAGAtgcgggcggcgcggcggctGCCGTGGGACGCGACGGCGCTGGGCGCCTTCCCGGAGCTGCGGGCGCGGCTGTGGCAGAAGCAGCGCGGTGCGGCTGAGGCGCTGCTTGAGCAGCTCGGCCAGCGGCG ggaggagctgcgGGACGTGCGGGACGCCGTGGGGGCCGCCGGCAGCGCCGTGCTGCGGCTCGTGGAAGAGCGGGGCCCGGCCGAGCTGGGGCTGGCCGCGGTTCTGAGGCGAGGGCCGCGCTGCCCCTCGTTGGCCGATgtgctggaggggctgcaggacgTGGAACGCTACTACCGGCACCT GTACTTGGAGAGCAAACTGCTCCTGCAGCGCCTCAGCTTGGACAGCCTGGCAGACGTGGAAGCCCTGCCGCAGTCCTGGGAGAGGATTTTGGAGCGTTATAAAGAAGATGATGTTGTTCAAG ATACACTCCTGAAGGTCTCACTGTTTGTGGAGAACCATCATGAGGTGAGCTGCTCAGCTGGCTCctga